Within Enterobacter sp. RHBSTW-00175, the genomic segment GGCGGTAATTATCCGCCAGGTTGCAGAAAATCTGGCCCAGCGTAAGGTGGGAATGGCCACGCTTGCGGTGCCTATTCACCACGCTGAAGAAGCGTTCAACCCGAATGCGGTGAAAGTGGTGATGGACGCAGAAGGCTATGCCCTCTATTTCTCCCGGGCGACGATCCCGTGGGATCGCGATCGCTTTGCGGCGTCGAAAGAGACAATTGGCGATACCTTCTTGCGCCATCTGGGGATTTACGGCTACCGCGCAGGCTTTATCCGCCGCTATGTGACCTGGGCGCCAGGCCCGCTGGAACATATCGAAATGCTCGAACAGCTTCGCGTGCTGTGGTACGGCGAGAAGATCCATGTTGCCGTTGCTCAGGAAGTCCCTGGCACAGGGGTTGATACCCCAGAAGATCTCGAACGCGTTCGCGCAGAGCTGCGTTAATCTCTCAGCATCCCCTCGCCTGGGGGGATGTTTAACCGCCTGGGCTTTTCTCCTTTTTCTTTCCCATAATTGATCTCATTCGGGTGACAACCGTCGCCACCACGCTCATTATAAAAGCAGTAGTCTTGATGGGGGTAATCTCATATGGAACAGCTGCGTGCCGAACTTAGCCATCTGCTTGGCGAAAAATTAAGCCGGGTTGAGTGCGTGAATGAGAAGGCAGACACCGCGCTATGGGCATTGTATGACAGTCAGGGAAACCCAATGCCGCTGATGGCCAGAAGTTTTACCTCGCCGGGTGTCGCCAGACAGCTGGCCTGGAAAATGTCGATGCTGGCACGAGAAGGAACGGTGCGGATGCCAACGGTATACGGCGTAATGACGCACGAAGAACACCCCGGCCCGGATGTACTGCTGATTGAACGGTTACGCGGGGTGTCCGTTGAAGCCCCTGCACGTACGCCGGAACGCTGGGAACAGCTGAAAGATCAGATTGTCGAAGCTCTGCTCGCATGGCATCGGCAGGACAGCCGTGGTCTGGTGGGCGCCGTCGATAGCACACAGGAAAATCTGTGGCCTCTCTGGTATCGCCAGCGGGTTGAAGTGTTATGGGGTACGCTTAATCAGTACAGCAATACCGGTCTGACCATGCAGGATAAACGCATCCTGTTTCGCACCCGCGAGTGCTTACCGGCTTTGTTTGAAGGGTTTAACGACAACTGTGTGCTGATCCATGGCAATTTTACCCTGCGCAGTATGTTAAAAGACTCCCGCAGCGATCAGCTACTGGCGATGGTTGGGCCGGGGGTCATGCTCTGGGCACCGCGTGAGTTCGAGCTGTTCAGGCTAAACGACAGCGCTTTCGCTGAAGGGTTACTGTGGCATTACCTGCAACGCGCGCCAGTTGCTGAGGCATTTATCTGGCGGCGCTGGCTCTATCTGTTATGGGATGAAGTGGCGCAACTGGTTAATACCGGGCGATTTAATCGCGCTAACTTCGATCTCGCGACCAAATCACTCCTGCCCTGGCTCGCCTGATGAGCCTTTCAGCCACTGCCAGATGCGCCCGAGCGTCTCGTAGCCCACGCGATCGCTGTGCATCAACCATACCGGGGACGGGATCGCCCGTTCCCACGGGTTAAGAGGCGCAGAGATAGCCATCTGGTTAGCGGGTGCCGGCAGCGGGTGTAAACCCTGTTTTTCGAAGAAAATCATCGCCCTGGGCAGGTGCGACGCAGATGTCACCAGTAAGAACGGCGCATCGCCAATGGCCTGTTTCACCGCGGCAGCCTCTTCTTCCGTGTCTTTTGGACTGTCCAGTGTGATGATAGATGAACGCGGCACGCCCAGCGATTCAGCGACTCTGGCGCCAGCTTCTGCCGTGCTGACCGGATTCGTTTTTGCCGCCGCCCCGGTGAAGATGATCTTGGCCCCCGGATTCGCCAGCCACAGGCGTATACCTTCATTTAGCCGGGGAAGGCTGTTATTGATCAGGTTTGAACTTGGCGCCCACTGCGGATCCCAGGTGTAACCGCCACCCAGCACCACGATAAATCCGATTTTCTGATTTCCCTGCCAGGTCGGGTACTTATTTTCAATCGGGCGCAATAAGCTATCTGCGACGGGTTGCAGGCTTAACAACAGCAACGCCAGCCAGCCGAGCGTAATGAGCGATTTGCCACTTTTCTGAAAGCGACTAAACCACACCAGCGCCAGGCCCAGTGCGATAAGCATCAGCAGCAGAGGAAGGGGAAGCATCATGCCCCCAATGTATTTTTTCAGGGTAAAAAGCATCCTTTTTGGTTCCTTTTTTGACCATACAGCAGGCGATTACCTGTGATCTTACACCAGAGAGGTTCATTCTCCGCCCGGGTATGACAAAATAGCGGTTTTGCTGTTAGCGAGTGGAACTCTCCCAATGCGGGATCGCAATTTTGATGACATCGCGGAAAAGTTTTCGCGC encodes:
- the elyC gene encoding envelope biogenesis factor ElyC, translated to MLFTLKKYIGGMMLPLPLLLMLIALGLALVWFSRFQKSGKSLITLGWLALLLLSLQPVADSLLRPIENKYPTWQGNQKIGFIVVLGGGYTWDPQWAPSSNLINNSLPRLNEGIRLWLANPGAKIIFTGAAAKTNPVSTAEAGARVAESLGVPRSSIITLDSPKDTEEEAAAVKQAIGDAPFLLVTSASHLPRAMIFFEKQGLHPLPAPANQMAISAPLNPWERAIPSPVWLMHSDRVGYETLGRIWQWLKGSSGEPGQE
- a CDS encoding YcbJ family phosphotransferase gives rise to the protein MEQLRAELSHLLGEKLSRVECVNEKADTALWALYDSQGNPMPLMARSFTSPGVARQLAWKMSMLAREGTVRMPTVYGVMTHEEHPGPDVLLIERLRGVSVEAPARTPERWEQLKDQIVEALLAWHRQDSRGLVGAVDSTQENLWPLWYRQRVEVLWGTLNQYSNTGLTMQDKRILFRTRECLPALFEGFNDNCVLIHGNFTLRSMLKDSRSDQLLAMVGPGVMLWAPREFELFRLNDSAFAEGLLWHYLQRAPVAEAFIWRRWLYLLWDEVAQLVNTGRFNRANFDLATKSLLPWLA
- the kdsB gene encoding 3-deoxy-manno-octulosonate cytidylyltransferase gives rise to the protein MSFVVIIPARYASTRLPGKPLVDINGKPMIVHVLDRARESGADRVIVATDHPDVARAVEAAGGEVCMTRVDHQSGTERLAEVVEKCGFSDDTVIVNVQGDEPMIPAVIIRQVAENLAQRKVGMATLAVPIHHAEEAFNPNAVKVVMDAEGYALYFSRATIPWDRDRFAASKETIGDTFLRHLGIYGYRAGFIRRYVTWAPGPLEHIEMLEQLRVLWYGEKIHVAVAQEVPGTGVDTPEDLERVRAELR